A stretch of the Prochlorococcus marinus str. MIT 0918 genome encodes the following:
- the secY gene encoding preprotein translocase subunit SecY, with protein sequence MLVTRGRNPSASEVITQLILNKELRGRVLITLGLLFFVRLGIYIPVPGIDREAFKEFIQQGGQLIGFLDIFTGGGISTLGIFALGILPFINASIIIQLLTAALPQLEDLQKNEGEAGRRKISQITRYLALGWGLMQSLVFALILRQYSVENLSEVAFVVQTSIALVTGSMIVMWLSEIITEKGIGQGASLVIFLNIVATLPKALSSTIEKAQTGDRSDVFGIIVLLIVFLITIVGIIFVQEGARRLPIVSAKRQIGGSALLPTRQSYLPLKLNAGGVMPIIFASALIFLPITIANVTKNPFLIKAASALNPGAANPWPYAITFFALILGFAYFYASLTINPIDIAANLKRGGVAIPGVRPGSATAKYLSGVQNRLTLLGGVFLGSVAIVPAAVERATNVQTFQGLGATSLLILVGVAIDTAKQVQTYVISQRYEGLVRQ encoded by the coding sequence ATGCTTGTTACAAGAGGTAGAAATCCAAGTGCATCGGAAGTAATTACTCAGTTAATTCTCAATAAGGAGCTTAGAGGGAGAGTATTAATAACTTTAGGCCTTCTTTTTTTTGTGAGACTAGGTATTTATATTCCAGTCCCTGGCATAGATAGGGAAGCTTTTAAAGAATTTATTCAACAAGGAGGACAGCTTATTGGTTTTTTGGACATATTTACTGGAGGAGGTATTTCAACTCTTGGGATTTTTGCGCTTGGAATTCTTCCCTTTATTAATGCTTCGATTATTATTCAGCTTCTTACGGCTGCATTACCTCAGTTGGAAGATTTACAAAAAAATGAAGGGGAAGCTGGTCGGAGAAAAATTTCTCAAATTACTCGTTACTTAGCTTTAGGCTGGGGGCTAATGCAAAGCTTAGTATTTGCATTAATTCTTAGACAATATTCAGTGGAGAATTTGAGTGAGGTTGCATTTGTTGTTCAAACATCAATTGCGCTAGTTACAGGCTCAATGATTGTGATGTGGTTAAGTGAAATTATTACTGAAAAAGGGATTGGTCAGGGAGCTTCCTTAGTAATTTTTTTGAATATTGTGGCTACTTTGCCTAAGGCACTTAGTTCTACGATTGAAAAGGCCCAAACAGGTGATAGAAGTGATGTTTTTGGAATAATTGTTCTTTTAATAGTCTTTTTGATAACCATTGTTGGAATAATTTTTGTTCAGGAGGGAGCTCGAAGACTGCCAATTGTAAGCGCTAAAAGACAAATAGGAGGCAGTGCTTTATTACCCACTCGTCAAAGTTATTTACCTCTTAAACTTAATGCTGGAGGGGTAATGCCCATTATTTTTGCTTCTGCATTGATTTTTTTACCTATTACAATTGCAAATGTTACTAAGAATCCTTTTTTAATAAAAGCTGCTAGTGCATTAAATCCAGGAGCAGCTAATCCTTGGCCTTATGCAATTACCTTCTTTGCTTTAATTCTTGGCTTTGCATATTTTTATGCTTCTTTAACAATCAATCCAATAGATATTGCAGCGAATCTAAAGCGGGGTGGTGTTGCTATACCAGGAGTTCGCCCTGGAAGTGCTACTGCAAAATATCTCTCTGGTGTTCAAAATAGGTTGACTTTATTAGGGGGTGTTTTCTTAGGATCTGTTGCAATTGTTCCTGCTGCTGTTGAACGTGCTACTAATGTTCAAACTTTTCAGGGATTAGGAGCAACATCTTTATTGATTCTCGTTGGTGTTGCTATAGATACAGCGAAACAAGTTCAAACTTATGTGATTTCACAAAGGTATGAGGGTCTTGTTCGTCAATAA
- the rplO gene encoding 50S ribosomal protein L15 — protein sequence MTFKLESLKSNKGARKPKLRKGRGISAGQGASCGFGMRGQKSRSGRPTRPGFEGGQMPLYRRVPKLKHFPLINPKSFTIINVSALNDLKEGTVVNLDSLVKAGIVTSPKNPLKVLGNGNLKVKLTVQASSFTKSAQQKIEAAGGSCESF from the coding sequence ATGACTTTTAAACTTGAATCTTTAAAATCAAATAAGGGTGCACGTAAGCCCAAGTTGAGGAAAGGCAGAGGTATTTCTGCTGGACAGGGAGCCAGTTGTGGCTTTGGTATGCGAGGACAAAAATCTAGATCTGGAAGGCCAACTCGACCTGGCTTTGAAGGAGGCCAAATGCCTTTATATAGACGCGTTCCTAAGTTGAAGCACTTTCCTTTAATCAATCCAAAATCCTTTACAATCATTAATGTTTCTGCTTTAAATGATTTAAAAGAAGGAACAGTTGTCAATCTTGACTCTCTAGTTAAAGCAGGTATTGTTACTAGTCCTAAGAATCCATTAAAGGTTTTGGGCAATGGTAATTTGAAAGTGAAATTGACAGTTCAAGCTTCTTCTTTTACTAAATCTGCACAACAAAAAATCGAAGCTGCTGGAGGCTCGTGTGAGAGTTTTTAG
- the rpsE gene encoding 30S ribosomal protein S5, whose product MTDTKSKGKTKEQGASAPSAAEGQQQEQRKSNRGDRKGRRSDRRNQERDSEWQERVIQIRRVSKTVKGGKKMSFRAIVVVGNEKGQVGVGVGKAGDVIGAVRKGVADGKKNLVRVPLTSSSSIPTLSNGRDGAASVLIRPAAPGTGVIAGGSIRTVLELAGIKNVLAKRLGSKTPLNNARAAMVALGELRTHKATAKERGISLEQIYS is encoded by the coding sequence ATGACCGATACTAAATCAAAAGGCAAAACAAAAGAACAAGGTGCTTCAGCCCCTTCTGCTGCAGAAGGACAGCAACAAGAGCAAAGAAAAAGTAATCGTGGAGACCGCAAAGGAAGACGTTCTGACAGGAGGAATCAGGAAAGGGATTCTGAATGGCAGGAAAGAGTTATTCAGATTCGCAGAGTTTCTAAAACTGTTAAAGGTGGTAAAAAGATGAGTTTTAGAGCAATTGTTGTAGTGGGCAATGAAAAAGGTCAAGTAGGAGTTGGAGTAGGAAAGGCAGGAGATGTTATAGGAGCCGTAAGAAAAGGTGTTGCAGATGGAAAAAAGAATCTTGTTAGAGTTCCTTTAACCTCTAGTAGTTCTATCCCTACACTTTCTAATGGAAGAGATGGGGCAGCTAGTGTTTTGATCCGCCCTGCTGCCCCTGGTACAGGTGTTATTGCTGGAGGTTCTATTCGTACAGTTTTAGAACTTGCTGGAATAAAAAATGTTTTAGCTAAGAGATTAGGTAGTAAAACACCTTTGAATAATGCAAGGGCTGCAATGGTTGCATTGGGGGAATTGCGTACTCATAAAGCCACTGCAAAAGAACGGGGTATATCCCTAGAACAGATTTATTCTTGA
- the rplR gene encoding 50S ribosomal protein L18, translating into MTTLSRKQKTQKRHKRLRRFLSGTEQRPRLAVFRSNNHIYAQIIDDLAQNTLCAASTLEKELRADSKVNPGTCAASSSVGKLLAQRALEKGIKQVVFDRGGSIYHGRVKALAEAARQAGLTF; encoded by the coding sequence ATGACAACTCTTTCTAGAAAACAGAAAACTCAAAAGCGGCATAAACGTCTTCGTCGTTTTTTGAGTGGAACAGAGCAGCGTCCTAGGCTTGCTGTTTTTCGTTCTAACAACCATATTTATGCTCAGATTATTGATGATTTAGCTCAAAACACTCTTTGTGCCGCTTCAACACTTGAGAAGGAGCTCCGTGCGGATAGTAAAGTTAATCCAGGTACTTGTGCTGCTTCTTCTTCTGTCGGAAAACTTCTTGCACAGCGTGCTCTCGAAAAGGGTATAAAGCAAGTTGTTTTTGACAGAGGGGGCAGTATTTATCACGGTAGAGTTAAGGCTCTAGCAGAGGCTGCGCGTCAAGCAGGTCTTACATTCTGA
- the rplF gene encoding 50S ribosomal protein L6, translated as MSRIGKKPIPVPEKVAVTLDGLLVTVKGPKGELSRTLPEGVLISQDQGSIVVSAESDKRKSRELHGLSRTLIANMVEGVSNGYSKKLEIVGVGSRAQVKGKNLVVSAGYSHPVEVIPPSGITFKVENNTSVLISGIDKELVGNEAAKIRSIRPPEPYKGKGIKYDGERIIRKAGKSGKK; from the coding sequence ATGTCTCGCATTGGTAAAAAACCCATTCCTGTCCCTGAAAAGGTTGCTGTCACATTAGATGGGCTTTTAGTAACCGTTAAAGGGCCTAAAGGAGAATTAAGTAGAACTCTTCCTGAAGGAGTCCTGATTAGTCAGGATCAAGGCTCTATAGTTGTTTCTGCAGAGAGTGATAAGAGAAAATCTCGCGAACTTCATGGACTTTCTAGAACTTTAATTGCCAATATGGTTGAAGGGGTAAGCAATGGTTATTCAAAGAAGTTAGAGATTGTCGGAGTAGGTTCCAGAGCACAGGTAAAGGGTAAGAATCTTGTTGTGAGTGCAGGGTATAGCCACCCTGTTGAGGTTATTCCTCCTTCTGGAATTACATTTAAAGTTGAAAATAATACTAGTGTATTAATTAGTGGTATCGATAAAGAATTGGTTGGCAATGAAGCTGCCAAAATCCGCAGTATTCGTCCTCCAGAGCCTTATAAAGGTAAAGGAATTAAATATGATGGTGAACGTATTATTAGAAAAGCTGGTAAGTCAGGTAAAAAATAA
- the rpsH gene encoding 30S ribosomal protein S8 — MANHDPISDMLTRIRNASEKRHENTRVPASRMSRSIAKVLQNEGFISQISEEGEGVQKHLILQLKYSGKHRHPTIRSMKRVSKPGLRIYKNNRGLPKVLGGLGVAIISTSKGVMSDRDARKQGIGGEVLCYVY, encoded by the coding sequence ATGGCTAATCACGATCCGATTTCAGATATGCTTACTCGTATTAGAAATGCGAGTGAAAAACGACACGAAAACACTCGTGTTCCTGCTTCTAGAATGTCTAGGAGTATTGCAAAAGTCCTTCAGAATGAAGGCTTTATCTCTCAAATTAGTGAAGAAGGAGAAGGTGTGCAGAAACATCTTATTCTCCAATTGAAGTACAGCGGTAAGCATCGTCATCCAACCATTCGTTCGATGAAAAGAGTAAGTAAACCTGGATTGAGAATTTATAAAAATAATCGTGGTTTGCCAAAGGTTTTAGGTGGTTTAGGAGTTGCAATTATTTCTACTTCTAAAGGGGTCATGAGTGATCGAGATGCTCGTAAACAGGGCATTGGCGGAGAAGTTCTCTGCTACGTCTATTAA
- the rplE gene encoding 50S ribosomal protein L5, with amino-acid sequence MSLKNRYRETIRPKLLKDLGFSNIHQVPKVVKINVNRGLGEAAQNSKSLEASLSEMSTITGQKALVTRAKKAIAGFKIRQGMPIGCAVTLRGERMYAFLERLINLALPRIRDFRGVSPRSFDGRGNFSIGVKEQLIFPEISFDKIDAIRGMDITIVTSANTDEEGRALLKEMGMPFRSN; translated from the coding sequence ATGTCACTAAAAAATCGTTATCGAGAAACTATTAGGCCTAAATTATTGAAAGATTTAGGATTTTCTAATATTCATCAAGTCCCTAAGGTTGTCAAAATCAACGTTAATAGAGGCTTAGGTGAAGCTGCTCAAAATTCAAAATCTTTAGAAGCTTCTCTTTCTGAAATGTCAACAATAACCGGGCAGAAAGCTCTTGTGACGAGGGCCAAAAAAGCCATTGCTGGATTTAAGATTCGTCAAGGAATGCCAATCGGCTGTGCGGTTACATTGAGAGGTGAAAGAATGTATGCATTTCTTGAGCGATTGATTAATCTTGCTTTACCAAGAATTAGAGACTTTAGAGGTGTTAGTCCTAGAAGTTTTGATGGGCGTGGAAATTTTTCGATAGGGGTAAAGGAGCAGCTCATCTTCCCTGAAATTTCGTTTGATAAAATAGATGCAATTAGAGGTATGGATATCACGATAGTTACAAGTGCCAATACCGATGAGGAGGGCCGCGCTCTTCTCAAGGAGATGGGAATGCCTTTCAGGAGTAATTGA
- the rplX gene encoding 50S ribosomal protein L24, translating into MRIRKGDTVQVINGKEKGKTGEVLKTLPIQNRVIVQGVNLRTRHEKPTQEGESGRIVTEEASLHASNVMVYSTKKKVASRLEVFVDKDGTKKRRLKKTGELLD; encoded by the coding sequence ATGCGAATTCGTAAGGGAGATACAGTTCAGGTTATCAATGGTAAAGAGAAAGGAAAAACAGGAGAGGTTTTAAAAACCTTACCGATTCAAAACCGTGTAATTGTTCAAGGTGTGAATTTAAGAACTCGTCATGAGAAGCCAACTCAAGAAGGAGAATCAGGTCGAATCGTGACCGAGGAAGCATCATTGCATGCATCTAACGTCATGGTTTATTCAACTAAGAAAAAAGTCGCTAGTCGTCTTGAAGTTTTTGTTGATAAAGATGGCACAAAAAAAAGGCGACTCAAAAAAACTGGTGAATTGCTTGATTAA
- the rplN gene encoding 50S ribosomal protein L14, which produces MIQQESYLTVADNSGARRLQCIRVLGSNRRYAHVGDVIVAAVKDAVPNMGVKKSDVVKAVVVRTKATLRRNSGNSIRFDDNAAVLINEDKNPRGTRVFGPVARELRERNFTKIVSLAPEVI; this is translated from the coding sequence ATGATTCAACAAGAGTCTTATCTTACTGTTGCTGACAATAGTGGAGCAAGACGACTGCAGTGCATTCGTGTGCTTGGCTCCAATCGTCGATATGCTCATGTTGGAGATGTGATAGTTGCTGCGGTGAAGGATGCAGTTCCTAATATGGGCGTTAAAAAATCAGATGTTGTTAAGGCAGTTGTTGTTCGCACAAAAGCAACTCTGCGAAGAAATTCTGGTAACTCTATTCGCTTTGATGATAATGCGGCTGTATTGATTAACGAGGATAAAAATCCTCGGGGAACAAGGGTTTTTGGCCCAGTTGCCCGTGAGTTGCGAGAAAGAAACTTCACGAAAATTGTTTCCCTTGCTCCGGAGGTTATTTAA
- the rpsQ gene encoding 30S ribosomal protein S17: protein MALKERLGTVVSDKMDKTVVVAVVNRFPHPIYQKTVSRTTRYKVHDAENNCKIGDRVRITETRPLSATKRWTVAEVVKSTKQEQEAAK, encoded by the coding sequence AGGCACTGTTGTTAGTGACAAGATGGACAAAACAGTTGTTGTTGCGGTAGTTAATCGCTTCCCTCATCCCATCTATCAAAAAACAGTTAGTAGAACCACTCGGTATAAAGTTCATGATGCTGAAAATAATTGCAAAATTGGTGACAGAGTTCGAATTACTGAAACTCGTCCTCTTAGTGCAACTAAGAGATGGACTGTTGCTGAAGTTGTTAAATCCACTAAGCAAGAACAGGAGGCAGCAAAATGA